CGATGCTCAAAAGATTATTGTTTATCGGGATTCCCTCGGGCGGTGAGACACTTTCATGGACGCTGAGCCAGACCGTGACAATGGGATTTGTGAATCTCTGCGGCGCGGTGGTCATTACAACCCGTGTGTACGCGGTGATGTTTGCCATGATCACTTACCTGTACAGCAATGCGATTTCCCAGTCCTCCCAGGTTTTAGTAGGCTATATGATCGGAGCGAGGGAATATGACAGCGCGGACAGGCGTGTGAAAGCTACACTCCGGTCATCTGTGCTGGTATCCTTCTGCGTGGCGCTTCTGCTTTTTGTGTTCAGTGATCAGATTTTTGGTTTTTTCACCTCAGACCCGGAAGTCATAGCCCTCGGCAAGCAGGTGATGTTCATCGATATTTTTCTGGAGCTCGGACGTGCGGTAAATATGGTGATGGTCCGCTCACTTCAGGCGGCCAATGACATTTTGTTTCCCATTGCCCTTGGTATTAGCTCACAATGGTTTGTGTCGGTGGTTCTGTGTTATGTTTTAGGCATTATACTGGGCTGGGGACTGGTCGGGATATGGATCGCCATGGCCTGTGATGAAATCCTGAGAGCCGCCATGTTTTTAGTCCGTTGGAAACGCAGGAAATGGATGGATTTAAGCATTAAGAACGCCGTGAAGGCCTGACAAAAACGAAGGAGGTACGTCGTTTCGACGTACCTCCCTTTTGGTTTAGCAGCCATCTCTGTCTATTTTTTTACTTTTTTGAAGATTCATGGAAAAGATACAGCACAGTGTGCTCTGCAGTCCCCATAAAATACCGATGATAATAAAGGGGAACGCGCCAATGGGGGTGGTCAGGGCCGCAAACATGAGCAGCATCATGACAATGAGAAAGGCCATCTGCATAATTTGAAAGGTTTTATAGGCAGCCTTGTAGAGAATGAATTTTTCCGCCTCATCATTGCTGTTCATCCATACCTTTTGAAAGTTTAAATCCAGTGGGTTTCCCTGTTTTTCCGGATTCATCTTTTTGGTCAGATTCACAAAGAGAATCTGGAGAATAACGCAGAAGATAATCGGCAGTAAAAATGCCGCGAGTGCCCATAAAAGGGAAGTGGAGCTGCTATTGTGTATGCTGCTGACATTGATACCGTAAAAAGCAAAGGTGAAGATCAGCGTGATATTGCCAAAGATTATCCCTGTATCACAGAGATGGTCAGCTTTTTCATAGAGCGCATCCGAATCGTTTGTTTCCAGCTGTCTGTAAGTGTTTCTTGCTGAAAGGTAAAACAGCGCGGTGATAAGCATTAAAACAGCAGAACCGGCAGAGGAAATATAAAGCCCGTAAGCCAGAATATTGTTTTGCAGCAGCTGTACGCTATCAACAACGTCAAAGCCTGGATAGTTCAGCAGGAAACTAGCCAGCCCGCCTAAAAAGCCGCATATGATGATCAGGGTAAAAAATTTAAGGTAAATGTGTTTGCTTTCTTTTGCTTTCATGTCAGTTTTCCTCCTCGAGGGTATGGGTAAAAAGGGAATCGATGGTGGTATTAAAAATATCCGCGAATTTTGCGGCAAGCCGGACAGAGGGAGAATAATGGTTTTCCTCGATCAAAACAATGGTTTGCCTGGATACACCAGCCAGCTTGCCAAGCTGTGCGGGCGTAAGCTTTTGTTGGATTCTGTAATCTTTCAGGTGGTTTTTGTGCGTGTTCATTGCGATTCCTCCTCTTCTGAATAGGTAAAGATGTCCTCAACGGTTGTATTAAAAATTCGGGCAATTTTAAGTGCCAGCGTGACGGAAGGAGAGTAATCTCCGCGTTCGATTAAACTGATGGTTTGTCTGGATACACCGGCCAGCTTACCAAGCTCTGACTGATTGATTTTATCCCGGGCCCGGAACTCTTTTAATCGGTTTTCGAGGGGCATGCTTAGGCCTCCTTTGTATATGATTTTTGTCATCTTGACAAATATTCTTGTCAAAAATAGTTTAACATTGACAAAAATATTTGTCAAACAAAAATTTAATAAAAATGAAAGCATAATAAATCTTTAAAAAATTTTAAGAACGTTTACAAGGATTTGAAAATGTGCTATGATAATGATAACAATAGAATTGCTCTGAAGCTGGAAAGACCCTTCCGGGGCCTTTTCAGCCAATGGGTAACAGGGGCAACCCTGTTGTCTGCCATCTTTGCAAAGGAGCCCGTAGAAACTGTTTGTATTATATACAAAGCTATTTCTGCGGGCTTTGTGTTTTCCAGAATTCCAAAACACAAAGCGATTCTCATTTTGTAAACTTACCACAAAGGAGGTGTGAGGGTACTGCGTCAGCAGTATCCGGAAGCGTATGAGCAAACAACTCATGATTAAACCTGAAAAGTGCATAAGCTGCAGAACCTGCGAACTGGTCTGCTCTTTTGGGCACTATCAGGAATTTAATCCAAAACTGTCAAATGTAACAGTCATGGATTATGAAAAAGCAGCCATAACCATTCCTGTGATGTGTATGCAATGTGAGGAACCAGCTTGCATGAAGGTGTGTCCGGTGGGCGCGATCTCAAGGAATGAAAACGGTGCGTTTGTTATGGATGAAGCAAAATGTATCGTGTGCAAAATGTGTATGAACGCCTGCCCACTCGGCAACATCAGCTTTAATCCGGTTAAGAGAAAAGTGTTTAAATGCGATCTGTGTGACGGCGATCCAAAATGCGCCAAGTTCTGTCCGTCCGGCGCCATTGTCTATGGCGAAGCGGTTGAGATGGAACGCAAGAAGGCCATTGCGGATCAGCTGAAAGACGTTTATGGATTGGAGGGATAACGATGAATGGATGGATGGGACAATTAATCCGCGTTGACCTGGCAGCAGGAACCATCAAAAAGGAACCGCTTAACATGCAGGCCGCCCATGATTTTATTGGCGCGCGTGGCCTGGGTACAAAATATTTCTGCGACGAGGTAGACCCGCAGGTAGACCCGCTTGGTCCGGATAATAAAATGATTTTTATGACAGGGCCGTTAACCGGTACGGCTGCTTCCTGCAGCGGACGGTATGAGGTCGTGGCAAAGGCGCCTTTGACGGGAACCATTGGTGCTTCAAACTCCGGTGGGCATTTTGGCCCCGAACTGAAATTTGCAGGCTATGACGGGATTATCTTTGAAAACCAGAGCGACCGTCCGGTTTACCTGTATATCAATGACGACACAGTGGAGCTCAGAGACGCCTCAGACCTCTGGGGCAAAGACGTTTATGAAACGACCGAAGCACTGGAGGGAGCCTGCGGAGAAGGCGCACGTGTCGCCTGTATTGGCCCGACCGGTGAACAGGGCTGCCTGTATTCTGCTATCATGAATGACAAGCACCGTGCAGCAGGCCGTGGTGGTATGGGCGCTGTAATGGGCAGCAAAAAGCTAAAGGCTGTTGTGGTCCGCGGAAGCGGCGGGGTAACAGTGGCGCGGCCTGAGGGCTTTATGGCAGCGATGACCGATGCCCGCACCAAGCTCAAGGAACACCCGGTTACCGGTGGAGGCCTGCCGACCTACGGCACAGAGGTTCTGGTCAATATGATCAACGAAGTCGGTGGTCTGCCGCTTCGCAACTGGCGTGACGGCGGCGTCTATGATAAAGCCGATGATACCTCCGGTGAAGCGCTGGTCGATTCTTATCTGGTTAAAAACAAGGGCTGCTTTGGCTGCTCCATTGGCTGCGGCCGTGTGACCAGAATACCAGACGGGCCATTTAAGTCCATGGGTGAAGGCCCGGAATACGAGGCCGGCTGGTCCTATGGTGCAGACTGCGGTGTCAATGATCTGGCTGCTATCTGCAAGGCGAATTTCCTCTGTAACCAGTATGGTATGGACCCGATCACACTCGGTTCAACCATCGCCTGTGCCATGGAGCTTTATGAAAAGGGACTTCTGAGTGAGGAAGAGATTGGCCGTCCGCTGCCCTTTGGCGACGCACAGGCAGTAGTTGATCTGACAGAACTCACGGGAAAAATGGAGGGCTTTGGTGTTGAATTGGCTCAGGGCTCGTACCGCCTGGCAGAAAAACACGGTGCGCCAGAGCTGTCCATGTCTGTTAAAAAACAGGAAATGCCGGCTTATGATGGACGTGCTGTCCAGGGGATGGCTCTTGAATATGCTACCTCAAACCGTGGAGGCTGCCATGTCCGTGGTTACCTGACCTCACCCGAGGTTCTGGGCATTCCGTTAAAGACGGACCCGCTTGTAACTGAAGGCAAGGCACCGCTTCTCAAGACCTTCCAGGATCTCACAGCAGCGGTGGATTCCAGCGGCATCTGCCTGTTCACCACCTTTGGCATCGGCCTGCCTGAGATTGCGGCGCAGTACCGCGAGGCTGTAGGCTCAGATGAAACGGATGAGGAATTCCTGTTAAAAGGAGAACGCATCTGGAACATTGAAAAGCAGTTTAATATTGCAGCAGGTGTTGAGAAGGATACTCTGCCGCCAAGACTGCTGCGCGAAGCCCTGCCGGAAGGCCCGGCAAAAGGCAAAGTGGCTGAGCTTGACGTCATGCTGAAAGAATACTATGAAGTACGCGGCTGGAGCACGGAAGGTGTGCCAACCGAGGAAAAAGTTCAGGAGCTAGGACTTTAAACGACAGATACTGGAGATGGGGCACAGCCCTGTCTCCTTTCATGCATCATAACGCAAAGAGGAGATTAAAATGAAAGTAAAATTTTTCGCTACCATCCGGAATTATACAGGCTGCCGTCAGGCAGAGGTACCGGTCTGTAAGGATATGTACACACTTTTGCATACCCTCTCTGAAACCTATGGCGATGCTTTCAGGAATCATGTTTTAAGTCCAGATGGGGAGGCGCCCGGAGAAGAGATTATCCTGATGGTCGACGGTCGTCATATCGAGCATTTGCAGGGGCTTAAGACACCTCTGAACGAAAACAGTGCTGTGGCAATTTTTCCCGTTGTTGCGGGAGGATGAGGAAGGGGAGTGAGCCCATGCAGGAAATAACAAAAGAATCAATCGACAAAATCTTATCAGCATATCCCAGGGACCAGCGGCATTCTCTGGCAATGATGCAGGATATGCAGCATCATTTTAACTATATTCCAGAGCAAGGAATGCAAGCGTTGGCCGAATATCTGGATTGCCCGTTATCGTCATTATACTCAATGGCAACCTTTTACCGGGCGCTGAGCTTAAAGCCAAAAGGAAAGCATATCATTAAGCTCTGTGACGGAACCGCGTGTCATATTCGAGGCTCTATCAATCTGATCACCGGTATTAAGCGTGAGCTGGACATCAGTCCGGGTGAAACCTCGGGAGATGGGCTTTTCTCGCTGGAAACCGTGAACTGTCTCGGCTCCTGTGCGCTGGCGCCGGTAATGGTGATCGACGGTGTATATTACGGAAAGGTAACGCTTGAAAAGCTGCCCGAGATATTGAACCAGTACAGGGAGCTTTCGGAAGGGGGCGCAGAAGCATGAAGCAAAACGTTTTAGTCTGCTGCGGTACCGGCTGCCGGGCCAATGGGAGTCTGTTGGTTTTAGAAGCGCTTCAAAAAGCTGCCAGAAAGCATAAATCTGATATTGAGGTATCCCCTATGATCAAGTCCACTGGCTGCAACGGCTTTTGTGAAAACGGCCCGATTGTTAAAATTGAGCCGGCGGATATCTCCTATTACAAGGTTAAACCAGAGGACGCGGACAGCATCATAAAGGATACAGTGCTTGACGGAAAAATCATTGAGAAGCTTTTGTATAAAGGAAATGATGGAAAACGCGTGCGCTCGCAGAATGAAAATCCATTCTACGCCCCACAGAAAAAGTGGGTACTGCATAACATCGGGGAGATTGACCCGACCAATATCGACGATTATATCGCCAGGGGAGGCTACAGTGCTTTAAAAAAAGCCTTATCCATGGATGCGGACAGGATCATTGGGGAGGTAGAAGCCTCAGGTATCCGGGGCCGCGGCGGTGCAGGGTTCCCGACAGGAACCAAATGGCGCCAGGCGTTAAAATATGATTCGGATGTAAAATATGTGGCATGTAATGGCGACGAGGGTGATCCCGGGGCTTTTATGGACCGGTCAATACTGGAGGGCGACCCGCACTCTGTTATTGAAGGCATGATTATCTGTGCCTGCGCCATTGATGCGCAGGAAGGCTATATGTATATCCGTGATGAGTACGGCCTGGCAGTAGAAAACTGCAAAATCGCGCTGCAGCAGGCCAGAGAAAAAGGATTCCTGGGAGATTCTGTCATGGGAACAGGCAAATCCTTTGATATTCAGATCGTTCGAGGCGGCGGCGCCTTTGTCTGCGGCGAATCCACTGCGCTGATGGCGTCGGTAGAGGGCCGGGTAGGTGAGCCGAGAGCAAAATATATCCGTTCTGTCCAGAGAGGGCTGTGGAACAAGCCGACCGTATTGAATAATGTTGAAACCCTGGCGAATATTCCGAGAATTATCCAGGATGGCGGCGCGAAATTTAAGGAATTAGGAACAGAAAAGAGCAGCGGTACAAAGGTCTTTGCCCTGGTTGGCAAGGTCAAACGTACCGGCCTGGTTGAAATACCAATGGGGAGTACCCTGAGGCATTTAATCTATGACATTGGCGGAGGGATTCCGGGAGACCGGCCCTTTAAAGCGGTGCAGACCGGCGGCCCGTCGGGCGGCTGTATCCCTGCCGAGCTTTTAGACCTGCCCATGGATTTTGATACCCTCACCAGCTATGGCGCCATGATGGGGTCAGGCGGTGTGATTGTCATGGATGACCGAAGCTGTATGGTCGAGGTTGCCCGCTATTATATTGAATTCCTGTGTGATGAATCCTGTGGTAAGTGTACGCCGTGCCGTGAGGGACTGCGTCATCTCTTAACCATACTGACCGATATCTGTGAAGGCAGAGGACAGGAAGGCGATATTGAGCTGATGGAAAAAATCTGCCATACCATGCAGGACGCATCCCTGTGCAGTCTGGGAAAAAGCGCTGCGAATCCAGTTTTGACAACCATAAAATATTTCCGGGACGAGTATGAGGCGCATATCCATGAAAAACGGTGCCCTGCCGGTGTCTGTCCAAAATTGACAGCCTTTGTGATCGATGAGGAAGCCTGCAAAGGCTGTATGCGCTGCTCCAAAGCCTGTCCTGCCGCAGCGGTGAGCGGTGAAGTCAAAAAGCCGCATCACATTGATCCGGTTAAATGTATTGCTTGCGGCAGCTGCCGTGAGGCCTGTAATTTTGATGCGGTGGTTGCAGTGAAAAGGGGTGAAGCATAATGGAAATCAGCATCAATGGCAAAGAATGTACCTGTGAAAAGGGCGAATTTCTGTTAGAAGTTGCGAAACGTAATGGGTTTGATATTCCAACGCTGTGCCATCACCCTGGTCTTGCGGAACAGGGGTGCTGCAGAGTCTGTATTGTAGAAGTAGTGGAAAATGGAAGAAGCAAGGTAG
The DNA window shown above is from Eubacterium limosum and carries:
- a CDS encoding DUF3169 family protein produces the protein MKAKESKHIYLKFFTLIIICGFLGGLASFLLNYPGFDVVDSVQLLQNNILAYGLYISSAGSAVLMLITALFYLSARNTYRQLETNDSDALYEKADHLCDTGIIFGNITLIFTFAFYGINVSSIHNSSSTSLLWALAAFLLPIIFCVILQILFVNLTKKMNPEKQGNPLDLNFQKVWMNSNDEAEKFILYKAAYKTFQIMQMAFLIVMMLLMFAALTTPIGAFPFIIIGILWGLQSTLCCIFSMNLQKSKKIDRDGC
- a CDS encoding helix-turn-helix transcriptional regulator — encoded protein: MNTHKNHLKDYRIQQKLTPAQLGKLAGVSRQTIVLIEENHYSPSVRLAAKFADIFNTTIDSLFTHTLEEEN
- a CDS encoding helix-turn-helix transcriptional regulator, which codes for MPLENRLKEFRARDKINQSELGKLAGVSRQTISLIERGDYSPSVTLALKIARIFNTTVEDIFTYSEEEESQ
- a CDS encoding 4Fe-4S dicluster domain-containing protein, with protein sequence MSKQLMIKPEKCISCRTCELVCSFGHYQEFNPKLSNVTVMDYEKAAITIPVMCMQCEEPACMKVCPVGAISRNENGAFVMDEAKCIVCKMCMNACPLGNISFNPVKRKVFKCDLCDGDPKCAKFCPSGAIVYGEAVEMERKKAIADQLKDVYGLEG
- a CDS encoding aldehyde ferredoxin oxidoreductase family protein; translation: MNGWMGQLIRVDLAAGTIKKEPLNMQAAHDFIGARGLGTKYFCDEVDPQVDPLGPDNKMIFMTGPLTGTAASCSGRYEVVAKAPLTGTIGASNSGGHFGPELKFAGYDGIIFENQSDRPVYLYINDDTVELRDASDLWGKDVYETTEALEGACGEGARVACIGPTGEQGCLYSAIMNDKHRAAGRGGMGAVMGSKKLKAVVVRGSGGVTVARPEGFMAAMTDARTKLKEHPVTGGGLPTYGTEVLVNMINEVGGLPLRNWRDGGVYDKADDTSGEALVDSYLVKNKGCFGCSIGCGRVTRIPDGPFKSMGEGPEYEAGWSYGADCGVNDLAAICKANFLCNQYGMDPITLGSTIACAMELYEKGLLSEEEIGRPLPFGDAQAVVDLTELTGKMEGFGVELAQGSYRLAEKHGAPELSMSVKKQEMPAYDGRAVQGMALEYATSNRGGCHVRGYLTSPEVLGIPLKTDPLVTEGKAPLLKTFQDLTAAVDSSGICLFTTFGIGLPEIAAQYREAVGSDETDEEFLLKGERIWNIEKQFNIAAGVEKDTLPPRLLREALPEGPAKGKVAELDVMLKEYYEVRGWSTEGVPTEEKVQELGL
- a CDS encoding MoaD family protein: MKVKFFATIRNYTGCRQAEVPVCKDMYTLLHTLSETYGDAFRNHVLSPDGEAPGEEIILMVDGRHIEHLQGLKTPLNENSAVAIFPVVAGG
- a CDS encoding complex I 24 kDa subunit family protein; the encoded protein is MQEITKESIDKILSAYPRDQRHSLAMMQDMQHHFNYIPEQGMQALAEYLDCPLSSLYSMATFYRALSLKPKGKHIIKLCDGTACHIRGSINLITGIKRELDISPGETSGDGLFSLETVNCLGSCALAPVMVIDGVYYGKVTLEKLPEILNQYRELSEGGAEA
- a CDS encoding NADH-quinone oxidoreductase subunit NuoF, which translates into the protein MKQNVLVCCGTGCRANGSLLVLEALQKAARKHKSDIEVSPMIKSTGCNGFCENGPIVKIEPADISYYKVKPEDADSIIKDTVLDGKIIEKLLYKGNDGKRVRSQNENPFYAPQKKWVLHNIGEIDPTNIDDYIARGGYSALKKALSMDADRIIGEVEASGIRGRGGAGFPTGTKWRQALKYDSDVKYVACNGDEGDPGAFMDRSILEGDPHSVIEGMIICACAIDAQEGYMYIRDEYGLAVENCKIALQQAREKGFLGDSVMGTGKSFDIQIVRGGGAFVCGESTALMASVEGRVGEPRAKYIRSVQRGLWNKPTVLNNVETLANIPRIIQDGGAKFKELGTEKSSGTKVFALVGKVKRTGLVEIPMGSTLRHLIYDIGGGIPGDRPFKAVQTGGPSGGCIPAELLDLPMDFDTLTSYGAMMGSGGVIVMDDRSCMVEVARYYIEFLCDESCGKCTPCREGLRHLLTILTDICEGRGQEGDIELMEKICHTMQDASLCSLGKSAANPVLTTIKYFRDEYEAHIHEKRCPAGVCPKLTAFVIDEEACKGCMRCSKACPAAAVSGEVKKPHHIDPVKCIACGSCREACNFDAVVAVKRGEA